In the genome of Cryptosporangium phraense, one region contains:
- a CDS encoding inositol monophosphatase family protein, giving the protein MSLDESRLQELATLAAGVLDEVTPFFISEIGAKEEVVKGIGDWATAADLALERQITSALNDRTGLPVHGEEFGGPDLHTGVTWVLDPIDGTANYTARIPLTGISLALLEDGLPVVGLIRLPLVGESYQAVAGGPLIRNGEAMPTLEPGRVEDVTVTLGNVAPKGTHGGPTPRYPFRYRMAMANAIAHTALRVRMFGSSAVELAWASSGAIGATLNFGNHAWDNAAGALLVERAGGVLRDIEGNPWSLRSTSILVGRPGVVEELVEMIGALGEPATFA; this is encoded by the coding sequence GAGATCGGCGCCAAGGAAGAAGTCGTCAAAGGCATCGGCGACTGGGCCACCGCCGCCGACCTGGCCCTGGAACGACAGATCACGTCCGCGCTCAACGATCGCACCGGCCTGCCGGTCCACGGCGAGGAGTTCGGCGGCCCCGACCTGCACACCGGCGTCACCTGGGTGCTCGACCCGATCGACGGCACCGCGAACTACACCGCCCGGATCCCGCTCACCGGCATCAGCCTGGCCCTGCTCGAGGACGGCCTCCCGGTCGTCGGGCTGATCCGCCTGCCGCTGGTCGGTGAGTCCTACCAGGCCGTGGCCGGCGGTCCGCTGATCCGCAACGGCGAGGCGATGCCGACGCTGGAGCCGGGCCGGGTCGAGGACGTCACGGTCACGCTCGGGAACGTCGCTCCGAAGGGCACGCACGGCGGCCCGACCCCGCGCTACCCGTTCCGCTACCGGATGGCGATGGCCAACGCGATCGCCCACACCGCGCTCCGGGTCCGGATGTTCGGGTCGTCGGCGGTGGAGCTGGCCTGGGCCTCGTCCGGAGCGATCGGCGCGACGCTGAACTTCGGCAACCACGCCTGGGACAACGCGGCCGGCGCGCTGCTGGTCGAGCGGGCCGGCGGGGTCCTCCGCGACATCGAGGGCAACCCGTGGAGCCTGCGGAGCACCTCGATCCTGGTCGGGCGCCCCGGGGTGGTCGAGGAACTCGTCGAGATGATCGGCGCGCTGGGAGAACCGGCCACGTTCGCCTGA